The Pseudomonas kermanshahensis genome includes a window with the following:
- a CDS encoding lysoplasmalogenase, translated as MLRPSHLITIAVAAAAFYLYALASDNALLGLLVKPVPVLALIAWLYQGPDTVYRHWIVIGLGFSVLGDVLLAVPADLFVFGLAAFLCAHLAYLRAYCNLTLRPALPALLLSAATGSTLLGVLASHGLGPLLAPVALYALAISAMLWRALACGGIAGLGACMFVFSDSLIGIDRFVSPFAAAPYLIIVAYWLGQWAIASSARHGLTDKVLTQSGAQGAGSC; from the coding sequence ATGCTTCGTCCAAGCCACCTGATCACAATCGCCGTCGCAGCCGCTGCTTTTTATCTCTATGCACTGGCCAGCGACAATGCCCTGCTTGGCCTGCTGGTCAAACCCGTTCCGGTACTGGCACTGATCGCCTGGCTCTACCAGGGACCCGACACTGTATACCGCCACTGGATCGTCATCGGCCTGGGTTTCTCGGTACTGGGTGACGTACTTCTGGCCGTCCCAGCCGACCTGTTCGTGTTCGGTTTGGCAGCGTTTCTCTGCGCCCACCTGGCTTACCTGCGTGCCTATTGCAACCTGACGTTACGCCCGGCCCTGCCAGCTCTGCTGCTGAGCGCGGCGACGGGCTCGACGCTGCTGGGGGTGCTGGCCAGCCACGGCCTCGGCCCGCTCCTGGCCCCAGTGGCGCTGTATGCCTTGGCGATCAGTGCCATGCTCTGGCGCGCTCTGGCATGCGGCGGTATCGCCGGGCTCGGCGCGTGCATGTTCGTATTTTCTGACAGCCTGATCGGTATCGACCGCTTCGTCAGCCCGTTCGCTGCTGCGCCTTACCTGATCATCGTCGCTTACTGGCTGGGCCAGTGGGCAATCGCTTCATCGGCCCGCCACGGCTTAACCGA
- the aceA gene encoding isocitrate lyase, giving the protein MALTREQQIAALEKDWAENPRWKGVTRTYTAADVVRLRGSLQPEHTLARQGAEKLWKLVTQGAHPSFRPEKDFVNCMGALTGGQAVQQVKAGIQAIYLSGWQVAADNNSAESMYPDQSLYPVDSVPTVVKRINNSFRRADQIQWKAGKNPGDEGYIDYFAPIVADAEAGFGGVLNAYELMKNMIEAGAAGVHFEDQLASVKKCGHMGGKVLVPTQEAVQKLVAARLAADVSGVPTIILARTDANAADLLTSDCDPYDQPFVIGERTREGFYKVRAGLDQAISRGLAYAPYADLIWCETAKPDLDEARRFAEAIKKEYPDQILSYNCSPSFNWKKNLDDATIAKFQRELSAMGYKHQFITLAGIHNMWHGMFNLAHDYARNDMTAYVKLQEQEFADASKGYTFVAHQQEVGTGYFDDMTTVIQGGASSVTALTGSTEEEQFH; this is encoded by the coding sequence ATGGCACTGACACGCGAACAGCAAATTGCAGCCCTCGAGAAAGACTGGGCCGAAAACCCGCGCTGGAAAGGCGTGACCCGTACCTATACCGCCGCTGATGTCGTTCGCCTGCGTGGCTCCCTGCAGCCGGAGCACACCCTGGCCCGCCAGGGCGCAGAAAAACTGTGGAAGCTGGTCACCCAGGGTGCCCACCCGTCCTTCCGCCCAGAAAAAGATTTCGTCAACTGCATGGGCGCCCTGACCGGCGGCCAGGCAGTACAACAAGTCAAAGCCGGCATCCAGGCTATCTACCTGTCTGGCTGGCAAGTTGCCGCCGACAACAACTCGGCCGAGTCCATGTACCCCGACCAGTCGCTGTACCCAGTCGACTCGGTACCGACCGTGGTCAAGCGCATCAACAACTCGTTCCGCCGCGCCGACCAGATCCAGTGGAAAGCCGGCAAGAACCCAGGCGACGAAGGCTACATCGACTACTTCGCGCCAATCGTAGCTGACGCCGAAGCCGGTTTCGGCGGCGTACTGAACGCCTACGAGCTGATGAAGAACATGATCGAAGCGGGCGCTGCCGGCGTGCACTTCGAAGACCAGCTGGCCTCGGTTAAAAAATGCGGCCACATGGGTGGCAAGGTACTGGTACCCACCCAGGAAGCTGTACAGAAGCTGGTTGCCGCGCGCCTGGCAGCTGACGTTTCGGGCGTACCGACCATCATTCTGGCCCGTACCGACGCCAACGCCGCCGACCTGCTGACCAGCGACTGCGACCCGTACGACCAACCGTTCGTGATCGGCGAGCGCACCCGTGAAGGCTTCTACAAAGTGCGTGCAGGCCTCGACCAGGCAATCTCCCGCGGCCTGGCCTACGCACCGTATGCCGACCTGATCTGGTGCGAGACCGCCAAGCCGGACCTGGACGAAGCCCGCCGCTTCGCTGAAGCGATCAAGAAGGAATACCCGGACCAGATCCTGTCGTACAACTGCTCGCCTTCCTTCAACTGGAAGAAAAACCTGGACGACGCGACCATCGCCAAGTTCCAACGCGAGCTGTCGGCCATGGGCTACAAACACCAGTTCATCACCCTGGCTGGCATTCACAACATGTGGCACGGCATGTTCAACCTGGCGCACGACTACGCCCGCAACGACATGACTGCCTACGTCAAGCTGCAGGAGCAGGAATTCGCTGATGCCAGCAAAGGCTACACCTTCGTTGCGCACCAGCAGGAAGTGGGCACTGGCTACTTCGATGACATGACCACCGTGATTCAAGGTGGGGCTTCGTCGGTGACTGCGCTGACCGGTTCGACTGAGGAAGAGCAGTTCCACTGA